In the Blautia coccoides genome, TATATCGGCTATAACCTTGACACGGGCAGGAACGTCTATCTGAAACCGAGCCTTGCGGCACAGGGAGTCAAAGGCTCTGTGACAAATGCTCTTGCTGCGGCGTTCCTTGGTTCGCTTGGGGGCGGCAAGTCCTTTTGCAACAACCTCATTGTCTACTATGCGGTGCTGTTCGGCGGCAGTGCGGTCATAGTAGACCCAAAATCCGAGCGTGGGAACTGGAAAGAAACGCTGCCGGAGATTGCACATGAAATCAATATCGTGAACCTTACCAGTGAAGTAAGGAACAAAGGACTGCTTGACCCTTACGTGATTATGAAGAACTTAAAAGACGCTGAAAGCCTTGCAATCGACATTCTGACCTTTTTAACAGGTATCAGTAGCCGTGACGGTGAGAAGTTCCCGGTGCTTAGAAAGGCAATCCGCTCTGTGACACAGGGCAAAAGGCGAGGTCTTTTGTGCGTCATTGACGAGCTTCGGAAAGAGGACACGCCTGTTGCCAGCAACATAGCGGAGCATATCGAGAGCATGGTGGACTATGACTTTTCCCATCTGCTCTTTTCCGACGGTACGGTGGAACAGTCCATCAGCTTAGATAAGCAGCTCAACATTATACAGGTGGCTGATTTGGTGCTGCCAGACCGTGACACAGAGTCCTCCGAATACACAACAATGGAGCTGCTCTCCGTGGCTATGCTTATCGTTATCAGCACCTTTGCCCTCGACTATATCCACTCCGACCGGAGCATTTTTAAGATGGTGGATTTAGATGAAGCGTGGACGTTCTTGCAGGTGGCACAGGGCAAGGCTCTGTCCAACAAGCTGATACGTGCCGGACGTTCCATGAACGCCGCCGTTTATTTCGTGACACAGAACTCCGGCGACGTGGACGACGAGAAGATGAAAAACAATATCGGCTTAAAGTTTGCGTTCCGCTCCACGGACATAGGTGAGATCAAGAACACGCTGGAATTTTTCGGGGTGGACAAAGACGACGAGAACAACCAGAAGCGGCTACGGGATTTGGAGAACGGGCAATGCCTGTTTCAAGACCTCTACGGACGGGTGGGCGTTATCCAGATACATCCTGTCTTTGCCGACCTGTTCCACGCCTTTGACACCAGACCACCAATCCAGACAGAAGAAACGAGGTGAAGCCTATGCGTAAACATAAAATCCTGCGCTATGCAGGTATCACCCTCTTAGTCATTGTGGGTATCCTCGTTTTCCTGTCCATCACGGGTACGGTGGCTCATGCCGCCGGATTGGTGGACGACACGGTAGACGCTGCTAACCAGTATTCTAAGTATCTGCTGGAAAACTACCAGCTTGACTTCTACGTGGACAGCTCATGGGATTGGCTGCCTTGGAACTGGCTGGACGGTATCGGCAAGAGTATCCAGTACGGCTTGTACGCCATCACCAACTTTGTCTGGACAGTGAGTATGTATATCTCCAACGCCACAGGGTACGTGGTGCAGGAAGCCTATAAGCTGGACTTTATCTCCGATACCGCAAACGCAATCGGAACTAACATCCAGACCCTTGCCGGGGTAAATGCAGGCGGCTTCGCTGCACAGGGGTTCTATGTGGGTTTCCTGCTTATCCTTGTGCTGCTGGTGGGTATCTATGTGGCGTACACAGGTCTTATCAAGAGGGAAACCACAAAGGCTGTCCATGCAGTCGTCAACTTCCTTGTGGTATTCGTCCTGTCAGCGTCTTTTATCGCCTACGCTCCCAACTACATTACAAAAATCAATGACTTTTCCTCGGACATCAGCAGTGCGGCACTGTCACTGGGTACGAAAATCACCCTCCCCAACTCCGACAGTCAAGGGAAAGACAGTGTGGACTTGATACGTGACAGCCTGTTTTCCATACAGGTGCAGCAGCCTTGGCTGTTATTGCAGTACGGCAACTCCGATATGGAGGACTTGGGTGCAGACCGTGTAGAGAGTCTGCTCTCTGCCAGCCCGGACACCGACACCAGAGAGGATACGGTGATTGCGGAAATTGAGGACAAGGACAACCCGAACATGAGCGTCACAAAGACTATGAGCCGCTTGGGAACGGTGGTATTTCTGTTCCTGTTCAATATCGGTATTTCCGTCTTTGTATTCCTGCTTACGGGCATGATGATTTTCTCGCAAGTGTTGTTCATTATCTATGCTATGTTTCTGCCCGTGAGCTTCATTTTATCTATGATACCCTCTTACGAGGGCATGGCAAAGAAAGCAATCACAAAATTATTTAACACCATCATGATGAGGGCAGGCATTACCCTCATTATCACCGCCGCATTTAGCGTGAGTACCATGTTCTACGCTATCTCGGCAGGCTATCCATTCTTTATGATTGCCTTTTTGCAGATTGTCACCTTTGCAGGTATTTACTTTAAGCTGGGCGATTTGATGGGAATGTTCAGTTTGCAGTCCGGCGACGCACAGCAGGTCGGCAGGCGTATCCTCCGGCGACCTTATATGCTATTAAACAGAGGGGCAAGGCGCATGGAACATCGTGTCGGCAGGACGTTAGCCGCTGGCATGGCTGGCGGTGCGGTAGGTGCTGCGGCGGCTTCTGGCAGCCGTAAACCCGATACAAGGAAATCTGCGGACAGACAGAACCATGCCACAGGCAGCCGCCCCAACCACGATACAGGACAATCCGGCGATACCGCCACCTTTGGCAAGCGTGCTGGCTCTAAGGTGGGTGCGGTTCTGGATGCAAAGCAGAGAGTCAAGGATAAGGCACAGTCCGTCAAAGAACAGGTCAAAGATATGCCGATACAGGCAGGCTACGCCGTCCATTCCGTGAAAGAACGGGCAAAGGAAAACGTGTCCGACTTCAAGCGTGGCATGGTGGAGGAAAAAACCACCCGGCAGCAAGGACGGGCAGCAAAACAGGACAGCCACAGGCAGACCATAGCGGAAAAACGTATGGCAATGGAAAGAGCAAAACCTACAGGATCAGTGGCGAAAGGTACTGCCCCTGTCCATGAGCGACCAACCACAATGCCTGTATCCGGCGCAACGACAACACAGGCGACTGCTGCGAAAGGTGCAGCTCCTAAGAC is a window encoding:
- a CDS encoding CD3337/EF1877 family mobilome membrane protein is translated as MRKHKILRYAGITLLVIVGILVFLSITGTVAHAAGLVDDTVDAANQYSKYLLENYQLDFYVDSSWDWLPWNWLDGIGKSIQYGLYAITNFVWTVSMYISNATGYVVQEAYKLDFISDTANAIGTNIQTLAGVNAGGFAAQGFYVGFLLILVLLVGIYVAYTGLIKRETTKAVHAVVNFLVVFVLSASFIAYAPNYITKINDFSSDISSAALSLGTKITLPNSDSQGKDSVDLIRDSLFSIQVQQPWLLLQYGNSDMEDLGADRVESLLSASPDTDTREDTVIAEIEDKDNPNMSVTKTMSRLGTVVFLFLFNIGISVFVFLLTGMMIFSQVLFIIYAMFLPVSFILSMIPSYEGMAKKAITKLFNTIMMRAGITLIITAAFSVSTMFYAISAGYPFFMIAFLQIVTFAGIYFKLGDLMGMFSLQSGDAQQVGRRILRRPYMLLNRGARRMEHRVGRTLAAGMAGGAVGAAAASGSRKPDTRKSADRQNHATGSRPNHDTGQSGDTATFGKRAGSKVGAVLDAKQRVKDKAQSVKEQVKDMPIQAGYAVHSVKERAKENVSDFKRGMVEEKTTRQQGRAAKQDSHRQTIAEKRMAMERAKPTGSVAKGTAPVHERPTTMPVSGATTTQATAAKGAAPKTEPTSKERPAAVSRESYEKPPHTKGREPAVKPQEQRTQVVRESGARSQTVKEPTKPQAVKEPVPAGTKTIRQTNTQKTSRNIQRNTVKKSSTHTTKKGRKK